The uncultured Subdoligranulum sp. genomic sequence CCCCCTGCCAGTCCAACTGCATGGGCTGGCAGCCGTTTTCCAGGTCCACCACCGCCAGCCGCGCATGGATGAGGGCGGCCCGTCCGCTGATGTACATTCCCCGCTGATCCGGTCCGCGCCGCGCCATCGTGCGCTGCATGGCGCAATAGGCCGCATACTGTCCCTGAATGGCACGCGGGTCACGCCCGATTTGTCCCGCTATTCCACACATAAAAAGACCCCCTTCTGCCATCGTTCCTATCAGGAATATGCAGAAAAGGGTCATTATAGAACCAGACTTCAGCGGCTGGCTGCAATCGCGTCGGCAATGCGCTGTGCCACCGCGTCCTTGCTTTGCAGCGGCAATGCCTCGGTGCCCTGCCCGGTGATCAGGGTTACCACATTGGTGTCCACCCCGAACCCGGCGCCCGGCACCTTCAGATTGTTGGCCACAATCATATCCATATGCTTTTTTCGCAGTTTGGCCGTGGAGTTTTCGATGAGATCCCGCGTTTCCATGGAGAATCCGCAGACAAAGAGCTTTTCCGGCTTGTGCTCGCCCACCCAGGCCAGGATATCCTGGGTGCGTTCCAGGGCCAGCGTCATCTCACCGTCTTTCTTTTTCACCTTGTCCTGTGCCACAGTGGTCGGACGATAGTCCGCCACCGCCGCTGCCATGACCAGCGCATCGGCATCCATGGCATGCTGCTGCACGGCGGCAAACAGGTCCGCCGCTGTTGTGTAGGGTACCACCTTCACAAAGGGCACCGGCGGAAGCGTGCAGCCCGTGGAAGCCAGCAGGGTCACGTCCGCCCCGCGCAGCATGCAGGCCCGGGCCACTGCATAGCCCATCTTGCCGGTGGAATGGTTGGTGATATACCGCACCGGGTCCATCGGTTCCTGGGTGGCGCCGGCAGAAACCACGATCTTTTTGCCGCGCAGGTCCTTCTCACAGGCCAGTTCCCGCAGCACATAGTCCACCAGAACGCCTTCCTCTGGCAGCCGCCCCGAGCCCACATCGCCGCAGGCCAGCAGCCCGGAGCCGGAGGGAATGACCGTAAAGCCGTAGTGTTCCAGCGTTTTCAGATTGTCCTGGGTGATGGGATTTTCCAGCATGTGGGTATTCATGGCCGGAGCCACCAGTTTGGGACAGGTGGCAGCCAGCGTCACGGTGGTGAGCATATCATCGGCCAGCCCGTGGGCCATCTTGGCAATCACATTGGCGGTGGCCGGCGCAATGAGCATAAGGTCCGCTGCGTTGGCCAGGGACACATGGGCCACATCATACTGGAAATTGCGGTCGAAGGTATCCACAATGCAGCGCCGGTTGGTCAGCGTTTCAAATACCAGCGGTGCGATGAACTCGGTGGCGTGCTTCGTCATCAGCACATGCACATCCGCCCCCATCTTGACCAGCGCATGGGCCACATTGGGCATTTTGTATGCGGCGATGCCCCCGGTGACCCCGATGACGATCGTCTTTCCTTTGAGCAGCATAGGATTCACAGACCTTTCCCTGTTTGGTTAGGCTTATTATAGCAATTCCCGGTGGGTTTGTAAATTGCAGTCTTTCCCCGTTTCGGATTGCAAAATTCCTGTAAACTGCTATAATGATACCAGTTTTATAGGAATGGAGCCTTTGGATATGGTACTGGCGGTCGATATCGGAAATTCCAACATCTGCATCGGGGGTCTTGCGGGAGAAGCGCACCGCCAGGTGCTCTTCACCACCCGTATGGTCACCCGGCCCCGCTGCACCGCCGATGAATACGCCGCCGAACTGAAGTTTTTGCTCACCCGGATGGGGGTGGAGCGTTCCGCCTGCGAGGGCGTCATCGTCTGCAGCGTGGTGCCCAGCCTGACGACACCGCTGGCGGATGCCTGCCACCGTCTGACCGGTAAGAACGCCCTGATCGTCAGCTGTGAACTGGACACCGGGCTGACCTTCCGGGTGGATGAGCCCGGACGGGTGGGCCGCGACCGCATTGCCGACGCAGCGGCCGCCGCAGCGCTGTATCCGCTTCCCTGCATGACGGTGGATCTGGGCACTGCCACCACCTACAACGTGCTTTCGGCCAAGCGGGAATTCCTGGGCGGTTTCATTGTGCCGGGCGTACAGACCAGCCTGCGTGCCATCAGCGCGGGTACAGCCCAGCTGCCTCCCATCGCCCCCGAGCCGCCCAGCGACCTGATTGGCCGCAACACCGTGGAGGCCCTGAACAACGGAGCCATGTTCGGCACCGCCGCCATGCTGGACGGACTGGCGCAGCGTGTGGAAGCCCAGTTGGGCGCACCTCTTACAGTGGTGGCCACCGGCGGACTGGCGCCCTACATCACGCCCTGCTGCCGCCGTGAAATCATCTACGACGCCGACCTTCTGTTCAAAGGATTGGCTCTGCTGTGGGAACGCAATCGCGAACAGCTGACCTGAAATGCAAAGGAGACAGCCGGAAAATCCGGCTGTCTCCTTTTTATTTATGTATTTATGAAATCCGGCGGAAGCGAAGGAATCCTTCTTGCCCTTACAGTTCCGGCGTGACGGGCACGGCGCCATAGTTGCGGATGTTCAGCACATGGCAGCTGCCTTCCCCGAAGCAGGCATTGATGGTGGCACGGTAGGCATCCACCAGGTCGTTGGGCACGAATGCCTGGATGGTTCCGGCGAATCCGCCGCCCTGCAGGCGCCAGGCTCCCCGGCCGTTGAGGACTTTCTGGCTCAGTGCCAGTGCCAGCGGCACGCCCTGCTCCTTGGGATTCTTGATGCTGTAGGCGTTCTGGTTGAACTCAAAGCTGGAATGGCCGCCCTCGATGATGAGCTGCAGGAACCGGTCCATATCGTCCTTCTGGACAGCCTCGCACAGTTCCGATGCACGGCGGCAATCGTTGTAGAAATGGATGGAACGCACCACTGCACGGTCCCCCACCGCCTTGCGCAGCTTGGGAATGGCCGCATAGAATTCCTCTTCCGGCACTTCCCGCAGCACCTTCTTGCCGAACTGGGCGGCAACACTCTCCATCTCACGGCGGATGGCGGCATAGTCATCGGTCAGGTCCGCGTGGCTGCCCTTGGTGTCGCTGATGCACATGACAAAGCCATGCTTGGCAAGGTCAATCTCGGTCTGGCCCACCACCGGATGGGCCGGATCCTTGAAATCGATGGTGATGACACCGCCCACGGCACAGGCCGTCTGGTCCATCAGGCCGCAGGGCTTGCCGAAGAAAACATTCTCGGCATACTGGCCGATCTGCGCAATGCGGACCTGGCTGAACTTCTCCAGGTCATTATTATTGTACTCGCCCCGGAAGATCGCACCGATGCAGACCTCAAAGGCCGCCGAACTGGACAGGCCGGATCCCCGCAGCACATTGCTGGTGGTATAAGCATCAAACCCGCCAACCTTGCCGCCATCGTTGAGAATGCCCACCGCTACACCGCGGATCAGCGCCGCGGAATGCTCTGCCTCCCGCGGCTGCGGCGTGCGGATGCTCAAATCCACATCATCGATCTTCTCAAAGCCATGGGATTTCACCCGGACAATATTCTCATTATTGGGGGAAACCACCGCCACAATGTCCAGGTTCACCGAACCCGCCAGCACCACGCCATTGTTATGGTCGGTATGGTTGCCGCCAATTTCGGTACGGCCGGGGGCCGAGTACAGACGCACCGTGCGGTCAGCGCCGAACTCTGCGGCAAAACGGTCGATCAGCTGGGTATAGCGCTCCCGCTGGGCTGCAACAATTTTCTCGTCCGCGCCATACAGCTTGGCGAAGGCACCGTCGTACAGGCCCTGCGCAATCTGCTGCTTCAATTCAATGGTATTTGCCATAGTTCCACTCGCCTTTCCTGTTACCAAGACCCTTCCCGCGGGCATATAGTCGACATGCACAAAAAGAGCCACGTTCTTTTGGTCAAACAGCCAAATGCCTCGCTGTTTGCACGATTCTTGTACCCAGTATAACAAATTCTGCCGGGAAGTAAACATTTTTTTACTGCTGTTTTATGGACTTTTGATGAATGGTTTGCTATAATAACAACGATGATCGTGTTGCCGCTTCCGGGCGGCGGCGAATGAGGTGGAAATCATGACCAATCTGAGCAAGCAGTCCTACAAGCAGAGCTATACCGATAATGTCGAATTGTCCATCTTCAACTGCGGGCATGAATACTGTGTTCCCGGCCACACCTGGGGCCCCGGCGTGCGCGACCACTACCTGATCCATCTGGTGGTGGCCGGTAAAGGAGTTTATCAGGTGGGAGGCGCCTCCCACACCCTGCAGGAGGGGGATTTATTTCTGGCAAAGCCCAATCAGCTGATCACCTACGTGGCGGATGAAACCGATCCCTGGGAGTATTACTGGGTCGGTTTCAACGGCGCCTGTGCCAACAAGCTGGTACAGCAGATGCCTTTCAGCGACCTGCATCCTGTCCACCACTGCAAGGATCCCCAGGCGGCCCGGGAAGCGCTGTATAACATCTATCTCTCCCGCGGGCCGGAACCCCAGTGCGAGGCGCTGATGACCGGGTATCTGTATATCTTCATGGCCCATCTGATGAAGGAAGCCCGGGATGCCATGCCCAACGTGGGTTCTTCCAGCAGCCAGTATGTACTTTCCGCCATCAAGTACATCCAGTTCAACTATTCCCATGATATCTCGGTGGACGACATCGCCAAGGCGGTGGGCGTCAGCCGGAGCCATCTATACCGCGTCTTCATGGCCAATGTGGGCCAAAGCCCCATCGACTATCTGACCAACTACCGCATCAGCGAGGCCAGCAGCCTGCTGAAAAATTCCAATCTCTCCATTGCGGAGATTGCCATCTCGGTGGGATTCTTTGACCAGTTCTATTTTTCCCGTGTATTCAAAAAGGTCAAGGGTGTGCCCCCCAGCAAATATCTTGCCACCCTGGAAAAAGACCCGGGCAAGCTGCCCGACAAATAAGGAGTATTCATGGCATTTACCAAAAATCAGATTCTGACCCTGGAAATCGAGTCCCTTTCCAGTGACGGCAACGGCGTAGCCCACAGCGACGGACAGGCAGTCTTTATTCCGGGCACGGCTCCGGGCGATACCGCCAGGGTGCGGATCGTCAAGCCGATGAAAAGCTATGCCTTCGGCCGGTTGGAAGAATTGCTGGTACCCGGTCCCGACCGGATCGAGCCGGACTGTCCTGTGGCCGGCCCCTGCGGCGGCTGCGGGCTGCGGCATATTTCCTATGAAGCGGAATGCCGTGCCAAGACCCGTTTTGTGCAGGACGCCTTTTCCCGCCTGGGCAAACTGGAACTGCCGGTTCTGCCGGTTCTGGGGGCCCCCCAGGCCGACCGCTACCGCAACAAGGTACAGCTGCCGGTGGGGACCGATGAAAACGGGCACCTGACCACCGGCTTTTTTGCCGGCCGCAGCCACCGCATCATTGCCTGCCCCGACTGCAAACTCCAACCCGCGTGGATGAACCAGCTGGCCGCACGGGCCTGTGCCCTCCTTGAGGAGGCCGGCGCCACCGCTTACGAGGAGGAAAGCCACACCGGCCTGGTGCGGCATCTCTTTCTGCGCCAGGGCTGGCACAGCGGGCAGCGTCTGGTGTGCTTCGTGCTGAACGGCCGCGCACTGCCCGACGAACGCGCCTTATGCGAAACCCTGCAGCGGGAATTTGATCTGACCACTGTGCTGATCAACGAGAATACGGTTCGCACCAATGTGATCCTGGGGTCCCGTACCCGCACGGTTTTGGGCCCCGGCGTGATTGAGGACACCCTGGCCGGTGTGGCGCTGCGTATGGGTGTGCATGAGTTTTACCAGGTCAATACAGCCGCAGCGGAAATTCTGTATGCGCGGGCCCGCAGCTATGCCGCCCTTCAGCCGGAAGATTTTCTGCTGGACCTGTACTGCGGCATGGGTACCATCGGGCTTTCCATGCTGCCGGACTGCCGCAGGCTGTTGGGCGTGGAGATCGTGCCCCAGGCGGTGGAGGGCGCCAAAGCCACGGCGGCCCGTCTGGGTCTGCCCTCCGAGAAAGCGGATTTCCGCTGCCAGGATGCCGGTGCTGCGGCAGCCCAGCTGGCGGCCGAGGGGCAACATCCGGACGTTATTGTCGTGGATCCGCCCCGTAAAGGTTGTGACCTTGCCACCCTGCAGGCGATTGTACAGATGTCTCCCCGCACGCTGGTCATGGTGAGCTGCAATGCCGCCACCGCCGCCCGGGATACACGCTGGATGACGGAACATGGGTATCAGGCCACCGAAGTGCAGCCTGTGGACCTGTTCCCCCGCACCCGCCACGTGGAATGCATCGTCAAGCTGATCCGCGTATAACCGGCCCTTCCAATGTTCCGGCACTCCGCATCGGTATGCATTGTTCAAATTCTTTTTGGCTCCTGTTCACGATTTGCCAACAATTATATGCCATAATAGGGAGCGAAATTACGGGATTCCCCCGAAAAGGTGGTTTGTTCGATGAAAGCCTGGCTGCAGCGCTTCATGTCCGGCCGCTACGGTTTTGACCGTTTTAGCGGATTTTTATCCAGCTGCTCGCTGATCCTGATCGTGTTGGGGGCACTGTTCAGCCCGGTATTGTACTGGCTGGGTCTGCTCCTGCTGATTTACTGCTACTTCCGCATTCTGAGCCGCAACATCCAGAAGCGGTACCGGGAGAACCTGAAGTACCTCTCTCTGGAGAGCAAAGTGACCGGTTGGTTTTCCGTCCGGAAAGCACGGTTTCAGAAGCGCCGGCAGTATCACTATTACCGTTGTCCTCACTGCGGGCAGCAGCTGCGCGTTCCCCGCGGGCGCGGCAAAATCTCCATCACCTGCCCCAAATGCGCCACCCAGTTCACCAAAAAGAGTTGACGGCCGATGTTTGGATATGTTACCATCTATCGAAAGGGATTGGCAAAAGAAGACCTTGACCGCTATCAGGCTTACTATTGCGGGCTTTGCCAGGCTCTGGGCCGCCGCTACGGTCTGCCCGGGCGTCTGACACTCAGCTATGATATTACCTTTGTGGCCATTCTGCTGAGTGCCCTGTATGAGCCCCCCACCCGTTTTGGCACCGGGCGTTGTGCACCGCATCCCATCAAGCCGCGCCCGCGGGCGGACAATTCCTTTCTGGACTATGCTGCCGATATGACCGTTGCCCTCGCCTACTACAACTTTCTGGATGACTGGCAGGACGATCACCGGCGCGCCAGCCTTCGTCAGGCGAAGAAGCTGGAAAGCTACCTGCCCGGGATCCAGGCGCGATGGCCACGGCAATACGGTGTGATCACCGAACAGCTGGCTGCGCTGAACCTGCTGGAAGAAGCCGGTTCCCACGACCTGGATGCCCTGTGCAACGCCTTCGGCACCCTGCTGGGGGCTGTTTTTGCCTGCCGGGATGACATCTGGGCTCCCACCCTGGAGGCAATGGGACGCGGACTGGGTGGCTTCATCTACCTGATGGATGCATACGATGATCTGGAAAAGGATCGGCAGAAGGGTCGATACAACGCCCTTTCCCATCTGGCGGACAGGGTATCTCCTGCCGAATATGAAGAACAGTGCCACGAACTGCTCACCCAGCAGATGGGCCTGTGTGCCCAGCAGTTTTCCCTGCTTCCGATTTTGCAGGATTCTCCGGAGGGGAAGTTATTGTACAACACCATCTATTCCGGCGTGTGGAGCAAATACGCGCTGGTGAGAAAGCACAGAGAGGGGCGTCATCCGCATGACTGATCCATACAGCGTATTGGGCATCGCCCCCGGTGCCGACGATGAGACCATCAAAAAAGCCTACCGCCAGAAATGCAAGCAGTATCATCCCGACCTGCACCCCGATGATCCTTCGGCCGAGGAAAAATTCAAGGAAGTGCAGGCCGCCTACAGCGAGATCATGCGCCGCAAACAAAGCGGCGGATCCACCGGGTACCAGGGTTACCAGCAGCAGAGTTCCGGCAATCCCTACGGTTACCGCCAGAGCGGTTACGGCACCGGGTATGAGGAAGATCCCTTCGGCGGTTTTGGGTTCGGGCCTTTCGGATTCGGATTTTACGGTACAACCGGCGGCAGCCGCCAGACCTACACCACCGGCCAGGAGAGCCCCGAACTCCGCGCCGCAGCCAACTATATCCGCAACGGATTCTATACCGAGGCGATGAATACTCTGAACGGCATCTCCTCCAACGAGCGCACTGCCCAATGGCATTACTATTGCGCCCTGGCCAACCAGGGGCTTGGCAACAACATCCGCGCCCGGGAGGAAGCCCGCACGGCGGTGTCAATGGAGCCCAACAACTACGCCTACCAGAATCTGCTGGA encodes the following:
- the coaBC gene encoding bifunctional phosphopantothenoylcysteine decarboxylase/phosphopantothenate--cysteine ligase CoaBC, giving the protein MLLKGKTIVIGVTGGIAAYKMPNVAHALVKMGADVHVLMTKHATEFIAPLVFETLTNRRCIVDTFDRNFQYDVAHVSLANAADLMLIAPATANVIAKMAHGLADDMLTTVTLAATCPKLVAPAMNTHMLENPITQDNLKTLEHYGFTVIPSGSGLLACGDVGSGRLPEEGVLVDYVLRELACEKDLRGKKIVVSAGATQEPMDPVRYITNHSTGKMGYAVARACMLRGADVTLLASTGCTLPPVPFVKVVPYTTAADLFAAVQQHAMDADALVMAAAVADYRPTTVAQDKVKKKDGEMTLALERTQDILAWVGEHKPEKLFVCGFSMETRDLIENSTAKLRKKHMDMIVANNLKVPGAGFGVDTNVVTLITGQGTEALPLQSKDAVAQRIADAIAASR
- a CDS encoding type III pantothenate kinase, with translation MVLAVDIGNSNICIGGLAGEAHRQVLFTTRMVTRPRCTADEYAAELKFLLTRMGVERSACEGVIVCSVVPSLTTPLADACHRLTGKNALIVSCELDTGLTFRVDEPGRVGRDRIADAAAAAALYPLPCMTVDLGTATTYNVLSAKREFLGGFIVPGVQTSLRAISAGTAQLPPIAPEPPSDLIGRNTVEALNNGAMFGTAAMLDGLAQRVEAQLGAPLTVVATGGLAPYITPCCRREIIYDADLLFKGLALLWERNREQLT
- a CDS encoding galactokinase family protein, which encodes MANTIELKQQIAQGLYDGAFAKLYGADEKIVAAQRERYTQLIDRFAAEFGADRTVRLYSAPGRTEIGGNHTDHNNGVVLAGSVNLDIVAVVSPNNENIVRVKSHGFEKIDDVDLSIRTPQPREAEHSAALIRGVAVGILNDGGKVGGFDAYTTSNVLRGSGLSSSAAFEVCIGAIFRGEYNNNDLEKFSQVRIAQIGQYAENVFFGKPCGLMDQTACAVGGVITIDFKDPAHPVVGQTEIDLAKHGFVMCISDTKGSHADLTDDYAAIRREMESVAAQFGKKVLREVPEEEFYAAIPKLRKAVGDRAVVRSIHFYNDCRRASELCEAVQKDDMDRFLQLIIEGGHSSFEFNQNAYSIKNPKEQGVPLALALSQKVLNGRGAWRLQGGGFAGTIQAFVPNDLVDAYRATINACFGEGSCHVLNIRNYGAVPVTPEL
- a CDS encoding AraC family transcriptional regulator, whose protein sequence is MTNLSKQSYKQSYTDNVELSIFNCGHEYCVPGHTWGPGVRDHYLIHLVVAGKGVYQVGGASHTLQEGDLFLAKPNQLITYVADETDPWEYYWVGFNGACANKLVQQMPFSDLHPVHHCKDPQAAREALYNIYLSRGPEPQCEALMTGYLYIFMAHLMKEARDAMPNVGSSSSQYVLSAIKYIQFNYSHDISVDDIAKAVGVSRSHLYRVFMANVGQSPIDYLTNYRISEASSLLKNSNLSIAEIAISVGFFDQFYFSRVFKKVKGVPPSKYLATLEKDPGKLPDK
- the rlmD gene encoding 23S rRNA (uracil(1939)-C(5))-methyltransferase RlmD, which encodes MAFTKNQILTLEIESLSSDGNGVAHSDGQAVFIPGTAPGDTARVRIVKPMKSYAFGRLEELLVPGPDRIEPDCPVAGPCGGCGLRHISYEAECRAKTRFVQDAFSRLGKLELPVLPVLGAPQADRYRNKVQLPVGTDENGHLTTGFFAGRSHRIIACPDCKLQPAWMNQLAARACALLEEAGATAYEEESHTGLVRHLFLRQGWHSGQRLVCFVLNGRALPDERALCETLQREFDLTTVLINENTVRTNVILGSRTRTVLGPGVIEDTLAGVALRMGVHEFYQVNTAAAEILYARARSYAALQPEDFLLDLYCGMGTIGLSMLPDCRRLLGVEIVPQAVEGAKATAARLGLPSEKADFRCQDAGAAAAQLAAEGQHPDVIVVDPPRKGCDLATLQAIVQMSPRTLVMVSCNAATAARDTRWMTEHGYQATEVQPVDLFPRTRHVECIVKLIRV
- a CDS encoding DUF5685 family protein; its protein translation is MFGYVTIYRKGLAKEDLDRYQAYYCGLCQALGRRYGLPGRLTLSYDITFVAILLSALYEPPTRFGTGRCAPHPIKPRPRADNSFLDYAADMTVALAYYNFLDDWQDDHRRASLRQAKKLESYLPGIQARWPRQYGVITEQLAALNLLEEAGSHDLDALCNAFGTLLGAVFACRDDIWAPTLEAMGRGLGGFIYLMDAYDDLEKDRQKGRYNALSHLADRVSPAEYEEQCHELLTQQMGLCAQQFSLLPILQDSPEGKLLYNTIYSGVWSKYALVRKHREGRHPHD
- a CDS encoding DnaJ domain-containing protein; this encodes MTDPYSVLGIAPGADDETIKKAYRQKCKQYHPDLHPDDPSAEEKFKEVQAAYSEIMRRKQSGGSTGYQGYQQQSSGNPYGYRQSGYGTGYEEDPFGGFGFGPFGFGFYGTTGGSRQTYTTGQESPELRAAANYIRNGFYTEAMNTLNGISSNERTAQWHYYCALANQGLGNNIRAREEARTAVSMEPNNYAYQNLLDQLQSPGQSYTSYQQPYAQPSGNPGRFCLSFWMYLVVCNICSWCCCGRGGVFCC